The Papaver somniferum cultivar HN1 chromosome 3, ASM357369v1, whole genome shotgun sequence genome includes a region encoding these proteins:
- the LOC113362147 gene encoding beta-amyrin 28-monooxygenase-like — protein sequence MEPMLLISLLLIPSLVLFTSLYFVFIFSSNKSQSSSDVDPSSYPPGKTGWHVFGETIEFLNTARKGVPENFIRERMKKYSKDIFRTSLLGESVVVLCGPAGNKFLFSNENKLVVAWWPKTVEKIFPSPSNISGQAEAKKMRKLLPQFLKPEALHRYIPIMDRVVMQHLDREWDNKNEITVPLAKNYTFGLACHLFVSIDDPARIQELGKPFGDLTAGLLSFPIDLPGTAFNIGIKASKFIRNELVKIIKQRKIDLEEKKALPTQDILSYMLLAVDDDGNFMDELDIANKILGLLIGGHDTASAAITFIVKYLAELPYVYDGVRKEQMEIASSKGPGELLNWDDIQKMKYSWNVACEVMRLAPPLQGASREAIGDISFGGFSVPKGWKLYWSAHSTHKNAEYFSEPEKFDPTRFEGNGPAPYTCIPFGGGPRMCPGKEYARLEILVFMYHVVRRYKWEKILPYEKIVVDPMPAPAKGLPIRLQSQVI from the exons ATGGAACCTAtgttattgatttctttgttattaATCCCCTCTTTGGTTCTCTTTACTAGTCTTTATTTCGTCTTCATATTCTCTTCAAACAAATCTCAATCATCCTCAGACGTTGATCCTTCTAGCTACCCGCCGGGCAAAACAGGATGGCATGTTTTCGGCGAAACTATAGAATTTCTTAATACCGCTCGCAAAGGTGTTCCCGAAAATTTTATACGAGAAAGAATGAAGAAATATTCGAAAGATATCTTTAGAACTTCATTACTTGGTGAATCTGTTGTTGTTCTATGTGGCCCTGCTGGTAACAAATTTTTGTTTTCGAACGAAAATAAACTTGTCGTTGCATGGTGGCCTAAAACCGTCGAAAAAATCTTTCCATCTCCAAGTAACATCTCCGGTCAGGCCGAGGCCAAGAAAATGCGCAAATTGCTTCCTCAGTTTCTTAAACCGGAAGCTTTACATAG GTACATCCCTATTATGGATAGAGTAGTGATGCAACACTTAGACAGAGAATGGGACAACAAGAATGAAATAACCGTACCTCTAGCCAAGAACTACACATTTGGTTTAGCTTGTCATTTATTTGTAAGCATCGACGACCCTGCTCGTATACAAGAATTAGGTAAACCCTTTGGAGACTTGACAGCGGGACTCCTATCATTTCCAATAGATTTACCGGGAACAGCTTTCAATATTGGGATAAAAGCATCCAAGTTTATCAGGAATGAGTTAGTAAAGATTATCAAGCAAAGGAAAATAGATTTAGAAGAAAAGAAAGCTTTACCTACACAAGATATCTTGTCTTACATGTTGTTAGCAGTTGATGATGATGGGAATTTCATGGATGAATTAGACATTGCTAACAAGATTTTAGGGTTACTTATAGGTGGCCATGATACAGCTAGTGCTGCCATTACCTTCATTGTTAAGTACCTTGCTGAGCTTCCTTATGTTTATGATGGAGTTCGTAAAG AACAAATGGAGATAGCAAGTTCAAAAGGTCCAGGAGAGTTGCTAAACTGGGATGATATACAAAAGATGAAGTACTCATGGAACGTTGCATGTGAAGTGATGAGATTAGCACCACCTCTTCAAGGAGCTTCCAGGGAAGCCATTGGCGACATTAGCTTTGGAGGATTTTCAGTGCCAAAGGGATGGAAG TTGTATTGGAGCGCACATTCGACGCACAAGAACGCAGAGTATTTCTCAGAACCAGAAAAATTTGATCCAACAAGGTTCGAAGGGAATGGACCAGCACCATACACATGCATACCATTTGGAGGAGGACCGCGAATGTGCCCCGGGAAAGAGTATGCAAGGCTAGAGATATTGGTGTTTATGTACCATGTAGTGAGAAGGTACAAATGGGAGAAAATTTTACCTTATGAGAaaattgttgttgatccaatgCCTGCACCTGCAAAGGGTCTTCCAATTCGACTTCAATCTCAAGTTATTTAA